From a single Drosophila sulfurigaster albostrigata strain 15112-1811.04 chromosome 3, ASM2355843v2, whole genome shotgun sequence genomic region:
- the LOC133840136 gene encoding uncharacterized protein LOC133840136, translated as MLADTLGMPPTRPDEEEILVINECKLEQSESQAERLERATIPPAEAEPDSELDVKLDVDTTTSPQLEVSIAISSPIPGELLTNESVAEEDRLSTAKELIQNVEHEELPEIDQQPEPEKEVEQLQQVEMQVEQQSQVVIEQADKQMSESQADVNQDLVQQQTSGQNIEPQLKSDEGVVMVQKPHLKEQKENELETDAEEDLTTKQRQKGFCSGNKSLFLNFNKLCNKLKSRRSHFSMSGSTNSIGSSTRKNVKDKETQIESKSVPQEAVDENTALSSLLVAQPCPPCYQQQQQLNAAGVGELLCAKTPLTTLDVPGVINCNSELGQQINQISLADASIPLITSETVPLPVATNDDYVITQSIAKYYEGPIPAEINLSIEPRPTSSPPKEDRTQNAGNLEHSVATREELQESYLPISVALSQRIRDVLREQPAPSDTNQTISLTTLEEATINAPEANNNTSICTIFDTGFTAKNNENTEAKPNPAEEATADALQPNQQKLINLVKASKSAQSVAQLNADEIELPIAPAKLTVAGKQMVVSPHCHFVPKELRYKCGVPDCGQHFDSELGFSQHLSTQHNHRDVFKCPHCTRTRANHSLILEKVLEHLAYHKRYVYQCGACSSFATKFSIMDRHISKMHASKFGVDVDVIIHKRDDLTTHTKPTDVRWFKSVNVLRTSTDEWFCNLCPTALATEHQMIGHAEMSHQRKHQYCCPYCDYGFKDPIKIVNHIRCSHAGKRIQPLQCYRRIKSYKPYTLCFICNTCHEATNTIRKMANHCQVAHSNRFQYKCRHCDFGHNNHHLVVAHMTQEHPGMPGLLIQQFDRLDNDMLDVDFWNKALIFLPKSRMEPPKPVETAQPEPVLPKLLVRLVPEPEQATQIESNSVPQEAVDENTALSSLLVAQPCPPCYQQQQQLNAAGVGELLCAKTPLTTLDVPGVINCNSELGQQINQISLADASIPLITSETVPLPVATNDDYVITQSIAKYYEGPIPAEINLSIEPRPTSSPPKEDRTQNAGNLEHSVATREELQESYLPISVALSQRIRDVLREQPAPSDTNQTISLTTLEEATINAPEANNNTSICTIFDTGFTAKNNENTEAKPNPAEEATADALQPNQQKLINLVKASKSAQSVAQLNADEIELPIAPTKLTVAGKQMVVLPRCHFVPKELRYKCGVPDCGQHFDSELGFSQHLSTQHHHGDSFMCPHCNFKNHSLILEKVLEHLAYHKRYIYQCGACSSFATKFSIMDRHISKMHASKLGVDVDVIIHKRDDLTTHTRWFKSVNLRTSTDEWFCNLCPTTLATEHQMIGHTELSHQRKHQYCCPYCDYGFKDPINIANHIRCSHAGKRIQPLQCYRRIKSYKPYTLGFICNTCHEATNTIRKMANHCQFAHSNRFQYKCRHCDFGHNNHHLVVAHMTQEHPGMPGLPIQQFDRLDNDMLDVDFWNKALIFLPKKPHGAT; from the exons ATGCTCGCTGACACCCTAGGCATGCCACCAACTCGGCCGGACGAGGAGGAGATACTTGTGATTAACGAATGCAAGCTCGAACAGAGCGAATCACAGGCTGAGCGACTCGAACGCGCTACGATACCGCCTGCAGAGGCAGAGCCGGATTCAGAGTTAGACGTAAAGCTCGATGTGGACACCACAACATCGCCACAGCTGGAAGTGTCAATTGCTATATCGTCGCCAATTCCAGGGGAACTATTAACTAATGAGAGCGTTGCGGAAGAAGATCGATTATCAACAGCTAAGGAGTTAATACAGAACGTAGAGCATGAGGAATTACCGGAAATAGATCAACAACCGGAGCCTGAAAAGGAAGtagagcaactgcagcaggtGGAGATGCAAGTAGAGCAACAATCGCAAGTCGTAATAGAACAGGCAGATAAGCAAATGTCAGAATCGCAAGCAGACGTAAATCAGGATTTAGTTCAACAACAGACATCAGGACAGAACATAGAACCACAGCTGAAGTCAGACGAGGGCGTGGTCATGGTGCAGAAACCGCATTTGAAGGAACAGAAGGAAAATGAATTGGAAACAGATGCAGAGGAAGATCTGACGACgaaacaaaggcaaaaaggTTTCTGCAGTGGCAACAAATCACTATTCCTCAACTTTAACAAGCTTTGCAATAAGTTGAAAAGTCGCAGAAGTCACTTCTCAATGTCGGGCAGCACCAATAGCATCGGAAGTTCTACCCGCAAAAACGTCAAAGACAAAGAAACccaaatcgaatcgaaatcTGTGCCCCAAGAAGCCGTTGATGAGAATACAGCGCTTAGCAGTTTGTTAGTCGCCCAACCGTGTCCGCCATGttaccagcaacagcagcagctgaacgCCGCCGGTGTCGGAGAGTTGCTGTGCGCCAAGACACCGTTAACGACTCTGGATGTGCCCGGTGTTATAAATTGCAACTCGGAATTGGGTcagcaaatcaatcaaatcagTCTCGCCGATGCATCCATTCCTCTCATAACGAGCGAGACGGTGCCATTGCCTGTCGCCACTAATGATGACTACGTGATTACCCAGAGCATTGCGAAATACTATGAGGGTCCCATTCCGGCGGAGATCAACTTATCTATTGAACCCCGACCGACAAGTTCACCACCAAAGGAAGATCGCACACAAAACGCTGGCAATCTCGAGCACAGCGTAGCCACTCGCGAGGAGCTGCAGGAATCGTATTTGCCCATCTCCGTGGCATTAAGTCAACGCATACGAGATGTGCTCAGAGAACAACCTGCTCCGAGCGACACCAATCAAACGATTAGTCTAACAACTCTAGAGGAAGCAACGATCAATGCGCCGgaagcaaacaacaatacGTCGATCTGTACTATATTTGACACGGGATTTACCG CTAAGAACAACGAAAACACAGAGGCTAAACCTAATCCCGCCGAGGAAGCGACAGCGGATGCTCTGCAACCTAACCAACAGAAGCTCATCAACCTAGTCAAGGCATCGAAGTCAGCTCAAAGCGTGGCTCAGCTAAATGCAGACGAGATCGAGTTGCCTATTGCGCCGGCAAAGTTGACGGTAGCTGGAAAACAAATGGTGGTCTCTCCACATTGCCACTTTGTGCCTAAGGAGTTGCGCTACAAGTGCGGTGTACCCGACTGTGGCCAACATTTCGACTCAGAGTTGGGGTTCAGCCAGCATCTGAGTACTCAGCACAACCATCGAGATGTCTTTAAGTGTCCACATTGTACTCGTACTCGTGCGAATCATTCACTAATACTGGAGAAGGTGCTGGAACATTTGGCGTATCATAAGCGCTACGTTTATCAATGCGGTGCGTGCAGCTCGTTTGCGACAAAATTTTCCATAATGGATCGCCATATTTCCAAAATGCATGCGTCAAAGTTCGGTGTTGATGTCGATGTAATTATCCATAAACGCGATGATTTGACAACGCACACAAAGCCAACGGATGTACGTTGGTTCAAGTCCG TGAATGTGCTGCGCACTTCGACCGATGAATGGTTCTGCAATCTCTGCCCCACTGCGCTCGCCACCGAGCATCAGATGATTGGACACGCGGAGATGTCACACCAGCGTAAGCATCAGTATTGCTGTCCGTATTGCGATTACGGCTTCAAGGATCCCataaaaattgtcaaccaCATACGTTGTAGCCATGCCGGCAAACGCATCCAACCGCTGCAATGCTATCGGCGCATCAAGAGCTATAAACCTTACACACtctgttttatttgcaatacaTGTCATGAGGCAACCAACACCATCCGCAAAATGGCCAATCACTGTCAGGTTGCGCATTCGAATCGCTTTCAGTACAAATGTCGCCACTGTGACTTTGGACACAATAATCATCACCTTGTCGTCGCTCATATGACGCAGGAACATCCCGGAATGCCGGGCCTTCTCATTCAGCAGTTCGATCGCTTGGACAACGACATGCTCGACGTTGACTTTTGGAACAAGGCCCTcatatttttgccaaaaagCCGCATGGAGCCACCTAAGCCAGTTGAAACTGCGCAGCCAGAACCTGTGCTGCCCAAGCTGCTTGTGCGTCTAGTCCCAGAGCCCGAACAAGCAACCCAAATCGAATCGAACTCTGTGCCCCAAGAAGCCGTTGATGAGAATACAGCGCTTAGCAGTTTGTTAGTCGCCCAACCGTGTCCGCCATGttaccagcaacagcagcagctgaacgCCGCCGGTGTCGGAGAGTTGCTGTGCGCCAAGACACCGTTAACGACTCTGGATGTGCCCGGTGTTATAAATTGCAACTCGGAATTGGGTcagcaaatcaatcaaatcagTCTCGCCGATGCATCCATTCCTCTCATAACGAGCGAGACGGTGCCATTGCCTGTCGCCACTAATGATGACTACGTGATTACCCAGAGCATTGCGAAATACTATGAGGGTCCCATTCCGGCGGAGATCAACTTATCTATTGAACCCCGACCGACAAGTTCACCACCAAAGGAAGATCGCACACAAAACGCTGGCAATCTCGAGCACAGCGTGGCCACTCGCGAGGAGCTGCAGGAATCGTATTTGCCCATCTCCGTGGCATTAAGTCAACGCATACGAGATGTGCTCAGAGAACAACCTGCTCCGAGCGACACCAATCAAACGATTAGTCTAACAACTCTAGAGGAAGCAACGATCAATGCGCCGgaagcaaacaacaatacGTCGATCTGTACTATATTTGACACGGGATTTACCG CTAAGAACAACGAAAACACAGAGGCTAAACCTAATCCCGCCGAGGAAGCGACAGCGGATGCTCTGCAACCTAACCAACAGAAGCTCATCAACCTAGTCAAGGCATCGAAGTCAGCTCAAAGCGTGGCTCAGCTAAATGCAGACGAGATCGAGTTGCCTATTGCGCCGACAAAGTTGACGGTAGCTGGAAAACAAATGGTGGTGCTTCCACGTTGTCACTTTGTGCCTAAGGAGTTGCGCTACAAGTGCGGTGTACCCGACTGTGGCCAACATTTCGACTCAGAGTTGGGGTTCAGCCAGCATCTGAGCACTCAGCACCACCATGGAGATTCCTTTATGTGTCCGCATTGTAACTTTAAGAATCATTCACTAATACTGGAGAAGGTGCTGGAACATTTGGCGTATCATAAGCGATACATTTATCAATGCGGTGCGTGCAGCTCGTTTGCGACAAAATTTTCCATAATGGATCGCCATATTTCCAAAATGCATGCGTCAAAGTTGGGTGTTGATGTCGATGTAATTATCCATAAACGCGATGATTTGACAACGCACACACGTTGGTTCAAGTCCG TGAATCTGCGCACTTCGACCGATGAATGGTTCTGCAATCTCTGCCCCACTACGCTCGCCACCGAGCATCAGATGATTGGACACACGGAGTTGTCACACCAGCGTAAGCATCAGTATTGCTGTCCGTATTGCGATTACGGCTTCAAGGATCCCATAAATATTGCCAACCACATACGTTGTAGCCATGCCGGCAAACGCATCCAACCGCTGCAATGCTATCGGCGCATCAAGAGCTATAAACCTTACACACTCggttttatttgcaatacaTGTCATGAGGCAACCAACACCATCCGCAAAATGGCCAATCACTGTCAGTTTGCGCATTCGAATCGCTTTCAGTACAAATGTCGCCACTGTGACTTTGGACACAATAATCATCACCTTGTCGTCGCTCATATGACGCAGGAACATCCCGGAATGCCGGGCCTTCCCATTCAGCAGTTCGATCGCTTGGACAACGACATGCTCGACGTTGACTTTTGGAACAAGGCCCTcatatttttgccaaaaaagcCGCATGGAGCCACCTAA
- the LOC133845969 gene encoding palmitoleoyl-protein carboxylesterase NOTUM isoform X2: protein MSTTQLQWLLSRSAILLLAVLSVLPLHASSNSINSSNSNSSSDNLEELGVATRPLKLEMEQQQANSLPADSSSSNNLIQRKYLVMHAALNGATGSNSNNNNQNNNDHSRSLKRVSLTNSSITCNDGTHAGFYLRKQPNSKKWIVFLEGGWHCFDNRSCRARWMRLRHLMTSSQWPETRDVGGILSPHAEENPYWHNANHVLVPYCSSDSWSGTRTEPDSRDLENNWRFMGALILRQVIADLIPLGLGRVAGGELLLVGSSAGGLGVMLNLDRVRDFLVNERKLQVTVRGVSDSGWFLDREPYTPAAVASSEAVRLGWKLWQGLLPEDCTKAHPTEHWRCYFGYRLYPTLKTPLFVFQWLFDEAQMRADNVGAPVTPQQWNYIHDMGGALRSSLDNVSAVFAPSCIGHAVLSKRDWVNIKIDDISLPAALRCWEHSTRQRRKRHDKLKRSTEATTTALQQQQQQEQHPNQRHQHQQRHRQHRLQKLNNVEESVNQSNPQRKRNHLSKEQREERKRRRQQRQERQRRKQRRRQQQQQRKRENEANNQKLHRQPLTAEQQLERKQQRQQQRRRKLQQQQQQQLQQKQLLQQEQPSSEPQKRRASNSASKPATKSKQRQRLPRVPEKCGLRLLERCSWPQCNHSCPTLTNPLTGEEMRFLELLTSFGLDIEAVAAALGVDMHTLNNMERTELVNLLTQQVS from the exons TCAACGACACAGCTGCAATGGTTGCTGTCACGCTCAGCAATATTGCTGCTGGCTGTGCTCAGCGTGTTGCCGCTGcacgccagcagcaacagcatcaacagcagcaatagcaacagcagtagcgaCAACTTGGAGGAGTTGGGCGTGGCGACAAGACCGCTGAAACTCGAGAtggagcaacagcaagcaaacTCTTTGCCcgccgacagcagcagcagcaataatttaatacagCGCAAGTATTTGGTGATGCATGCTGCTCTCAATGGCGCcactggcagcaacagcaacaacaacaaccagaacaaCAACGATCACAGTCGCTCGTTGAAACGCGTTTCGTTGACCAACTCGAGCATCACGTGCAACGATGGAACTCACGCTGGATTCTATCTGCGAAAACAACCAAACTCCAAGAAGTGGATCGTGTTCCTCGAAGGCGGTTGGCATTGCTTTGACAATCGCTCGTGTCGCGCTCGCTGGATGCGTCTGCGTCACTTGATGACCAGCTCCCAGTGGCCAGAGACCAGAGATG TTGGTGGCATTTTATCGCCACATGCCGAGGAGAATCCTTATTGGCACAATGCCAATCATGTCCTAGTTCCTTATTGCAGCAGCGATTCCTGGTCAGGAACTCGCACCGAACCCGATTCACGTGATCTGGAGAACAATTGGCGCTTCATGGGAGCCTTGATCTTACGGCAAGTGATTGCTGATCTCATTCCCTTGGGTTTGGGTCGCGTTGCTGGCGGAGAACTCTTGCTCGTTGGCTCCTCTGCTGGCGGTTTGGGTGTCATGCTCAATCTGGATCGTGTTCGCGATTTCCTCGTCAATGAACGCAAACTTCAGGTCACAGTTCGTGGTGTCAGCGACTCGGGTTGGTTCCTGGATCGTGAACCCTACACTCCAGCTGCTGTCGCCTCCAGTGAAGCTGTTCGACTCGGCTGGAAACTGTGGCAAGGACTCCTGCCCGAGGACTGCACCAAGGCGCATCCCACCGAGCACTGGCGCTGCTACTTCGGCTATCGATTGTACCCCACGCTAAAGA CTCCTCTGTTCGTGTTCCAATGGCTCTTCGACGAGGCGCAGATGCGAGCGGACAACGTTGGCGCTCCCGTGACTCCTCAGCAATGGAACTACATCCACGACATGGGCGGAGCTCTGCGCTCCTCGCTGGACAATGTGAGCGCTGTGTTTGCTCCCAGTTGCATTGGCCACGCGGTGCTCTCGAAACGGGATTGGGTGAACATCAAGATCGATGACATTTCGCTGCCTGCTGCGCTGCGTTGCTGGGAGCATTCAACACGCCAGCGACGCAAGCGACACGACAAACTCAAGCGATCCACCGaggcaaccacaacagcattgcagcagcaacagcaacaggagcaacaTCCGAACCAAagacatcagcatcagcagcgacATCGTCAACATCGACTGCAGAAGCTGAACAATGTGGAAGAGTCAGTGAATCAATCGAATCCACAACGAAAACGGAATCATCTGAGCAAAGAACAACGCGAGGAGCGAAAACGCAGGCGGCAGCAACGTCaagagcgacagcgacgcaagcagcgacgtcgccagcagcagcagcaacgcaaaCGTGAAAACGAAGCCAACAACCAAAAGTTGCATCGCCAACCGCTgacagcagagcagcaactggagagaaagcaacagcgacaacagcaacgaagacgcaagttgcaacagcagcagcagcaacagttgcagcagaaacagttgctgcagcaggagcagcCAAGCAGCGAGCCGCAAAAGCGACGCGCTTCGAACAGCGCCTCGAAGCCggcaacaaaatcgaagcaGCGACAACGTTTGCCACGAGTGCCAGAGAAATGCGGACTGCGGTTGCTCGAACGTTGCAGCTGGCCACAGTGCAACCATTCGTGCCCCACGCTCACGAATCCGTTGACAGGCGAAGAGATGCGCTTCCTAGAGCTGCTCACTTCCTTTGGCCTGGACATCGAGGCAGTGGCTGCTGCCTTGGGTGTTGATATGCACACGCTGAACAACATGGAACGCACCGAACTCGTGAATCTGCTGACGCAACAAGTCAgctga
- the LOC133845969 gene encoding palmitoleoyl-protein carboxylesterase NOTUM isoform X1, translated as MAALAYKWIKNNNNNSRQSTTQLQWLLSRSAILLLAVLSVLPLHASSNSINSSNSNSSSDNLEELGVATRPLKLEMEQQQANSLPADSSSSNNLIQRKYLVMHAALNGATGSNSNNNNQNNNDHSRSLKRVSLTNSSITCNDGTHAGFYLRKQPNSKKWIVFLEGGWHCFDNRSCRARWMRLRHLMTSSQWPETRDVGGILSPHAEENPYWHNANHVLVPYCSSDSWSGTRTEPDSRDLENNWRFMGALILRQVIADLIPLGLGRVAGGELLLVGSSAGGLGVMLNLDRVRDFLVNERKLQVTVRGVSDSGWFLDREPYTPAAVASSEAVRLGWKLWQGLLPEDCTKAHPTEHWRCYFGYRLYPTLKTPLFVFQWLFDEAQMRADNVGAPVTPQQWNYIHDMGGALRSSLDNVSAVFAPSCIGHAVLSKRDWVNIKIDDISLPAALRCWEHSTRQRRKRHDKLKRSTEATTTALQQQQQQEQHPNQRHQHQQRHRQHRLQKLNNVEESVNQSNPQRKRNHLSKEQREERKRRRQQRQERQRRKQRRRQQQQQRKRENEANNQKLHRQPLTAEQQLERKQQRQQQRRRKLQQQQQQQLQQKQLLQQEQPSSEPQKRRASNSASKPATKSKQRQRLPRVPEKCGLRLLERCSWPQCNHSCPTLTNPLTGEEMRFLELLTSFGLDIEAVAAALGVDMHTLNNMERTELVNLLTQQVS; from the exons ATGGCAGCACTCGCTTATAAATggattaaaaacaacaacaacaacagcagacag TCAACGACACAGCTGCAATGGTTGCTGTCACGCTCAGCAATATTGCTGCTGGCTGTGCTCAGCGTGTTGCCGCTGcacgccagcagcaacagcatcaacagcagcaatagcaacagcagtagcgaCAACTTGGAGGAGTTGGGCGTGGCGACAAGACCGCTGAAACTCGAGAtggagcaacagcaagcaaacTCTTTGCCcgccgacagcagcagcagcaataatttaatacagCGCAAGTATTTGGTGATGCATGCTGCTCTCAATGGCGCcactggcagcaacagcaacaacaacaaccagaacaaCAACGATCACAGTCGCTCGTTGAAACGCGTTTCGTTGACCAACTCGAGCATCACGTGCAACGATGGAACTCACGCTGGATTCTATCTGCGAAAACAACCAAACTCCAAGAAGTGGATCGTGTTCCTCGAAGGCGGTTGGCATTGCTTTGACAATCGCTCGTGTCGCGCTCGCTGGATGCGTCTGCGTCACTTGATGACCAGCTCCCAGTGGCCAGAGACCAGAGATG TTGGTGGCATTTTATCGCCACATGCCGAGGAGAATCCTTATTGGCACAATGCCAATCATGTCCTAGTTCCTTATTGCAGCAGCGATTCCTGGTCAGGAACTCGCACCGAACCCGATTCACGTGATCTGGAGAACAATTGGCGCTTCATGGGAGCCTTGATCTTACGGCAAGTGATTGCTGATCTCATTCCCTTGGGTTTGGGTCGCGTTGCTGGCGGAGAACTCTTGCTCGTTGGCTCCTCTGCTGGCGGTTTGGGTGTCATGCTCAATCTGGATCGTGTTCGCGATTTCCTCGTCAATGAACGCAAACTTCAGGTCACAGTTCGTGGTGTCAGCGACTCGGGTTGGTTCCTGGATCGTGAACCCTACACTCCAGCTGCTGTCGCCTCCAGTGAAGCTGTTCGACTCGGCTGGAAACTGTGGCAAGGACTCCTGCCCGAGGACTGCACCAAGGCGCATCCCACCGAGCACTGGCGCTGCTACTTCGGCTATCGATTGTACCCCACGCTAAAGA CTCCTCTGTTCGTGTTCCAATGGCTCTTCGACGAGGCGCAGATGCGAGCGGACAACGTTGGCGCTCCCGTGACTCCTCAGCAATGGAACTACATCCACGACATGGGCGGAGCTCTGCGCTCCTCGCTGGACAATGTGAGCGCTGTGTTTGCTCCCAGTTGCATTGGCCACGCGGTGCTCTCGAAACGGGATTGGGTGAACATCAAGATCGATGACATTTCGCTGCCTGCTGCGCTGCGTTGCTGGGAGCATTCAACACGCCAGCGACGCAAGCGACACGACAAACTCAAGCGATCCACCGaggcaaccacaacagcattgcagcagcaacagcaacaggagcaacaTCCGAACCAAagacatcagcatcagcagcgacATCGTCAACATCGACTGCAGAAGCTGAACAATGTGGAAGAGTCAGTGAATCAATCGAATCCACAACGAAAACGGAATCATCTGAGCAAAGAACAACGCGAGGAGCGAAAACGCAGGCGGCAGCAACGTCaagagcgacagcgacgcaagcagcgacgtcgccagcagcagcagcaacgcaaaCGTGAAAACGAAGCCAACAACCAAAAGTTGCATCGCCAACCGCTgacagcagagcagcaactggagagaaagcaacagcgacaacagcaacgaagacgcaagttgcaacagcagcagcagcaacagttgcagcagaaacagttgctgcagcaggagcagcCAAGCAGCGAGCCGCAAAAGCGACGCGCTTCGAACAGCGCCTCGAAGCCggcaacaaaatcgaagcaGCGACAACGTTTGCCACGAGTGCCAGAGAAATGCGGACTGCGGTTGCTCGAACGTTGCAGCTGGCCACAGTGCAACCATTCGTGCCCCACGCTCACGAATCCGTTGACAGGCGAAGAGATGCGCTTCCTAGAGCTGCTCACTTCCTTTGGCCTGGACATCGAGGCAGTGGCTGCTGCCTTGGGTGTTGATATGCACACGCTGAACAACATGGAACGCACCGAACTCGTGAATCTGCTGACGCAACAAGTCAgctga
- the LOC133844622 gene encoding uncharacterized protein LOC133844622 — MNKTLLLLMLQLQLLVAPLSANCPIYLTISLTGKSLHDTCLEINWGPDCFAPPEWIGIYREDPSVSSLAPEVHLAGIQNRTGKRLTPFKLGKLHFPGGWHREEAEHSSSVTSYSKGKCLNYYVASYNGTELLTIDCLKIQPNWMAHLKEAAQLPLKQLFLPGTHASGTYVDTYSKTKSSDVQNYLVAQHFDVWSQLVFGIRYLDLSVGAKVYRNKNTDKRKSDADQFWVVNEHQFVNPLIGVLRDVRRFVELSKEVVVLDFSSFPLGFYKHPDVYSSLFQLIRQELGDVAYKRNVSSNEHCADRSYEDLRLAGGHVLLLFPTQELPHPDNESALLCTPWQRFSTSYMNISQTLDYMRLLFRKKKDSPVQDDGWIFLARMSFEHAYNTRRKFQPAKERAELVNPKVNLWLTGPWGFNANVVAMDFFSNTNLIDLAINVNAHKAYLASTKNFTNIEIPVR; from the exons atgaataaaactctgttgttgctgatgttgcaactgcaactgctggTGGCGCCACTCTCAG CCAATTGCCCCATCTACTTGACCATTTCACTCACGGGCAAATCGCTGCACGACACTTGCCTCGAGATCAATTGGGGACCCGATTGCTTTGCTCCACCCGAATGGATCGGCATCTATCGCGAGGATCCCTCGGTGTCCAGTTTGGCACCCGAAGTACATCTTGCTGGCATTCAGAATCGCACAGGGAAACGTCTGACACCATTCAAGCTGGGAAAACTGCATTTCCCAGGCGGTTGGCATCGGGAGGAGGCGGAACACTCTTCGAGTGTCACCAGCTATTCAAAGGGCAAGTGTTTGAACTATTATGTGGCCAGCTACAATGGCACCGAGCTGCTCACCATCGACTGCCTGAAGATTCAGCCCAATTGGATGGCTCATCTTAAGGAGGCGGCTCAGCTGCCGCTCAAACAACTCTTCTTGCCTGGCACACATGCCTCGGGGACTTATGTCGACACCTACAGCAAGACAAAGTCATCCGATGTCCAGAACTATCTGGTAGCTCAGCACTTTGATGTCTGGTCACAGCTCGTCTTTGGCATTCGCTATCTCGATCTCAGCGTGGGTGCAAAAGT TTACAGAAACAAGAATACAGATAAGCGCAAAAGCGATGCAGATCAGTTCTGGGTGGTGAACGAACATCAGTTTGTTAATCCATTGATTGGAGTGCTGCGCGACGTTCGTCGCTTTGTCGAACTCTCAAAGGAAGTTGTTGTGCTGGACTTTAGCTCGTTTCCGCTTGGCTTCTACAAGCATCCCGATGTCTACAGCAGCCTCTTTCAACTCATACGCCAAGAGCTGGGCGACGTTGCCTACAAACGCAATGTGTCCAGCAACGAGCACTGCGCCGATCGCAGCTACGAGGATCTGCGTCTAGCTGGCGGCCacgttttgttgctgtttcccACGCAAGAGTTGCCGCATCCTGATAATG AATCTGCCCTCCTTTGCACTCCTTGGCAACGCTTCAGCACAAGCTACATGAACATATCGCAAACCCTTGACTACATGCGTTTGCTCTTCCGCAAGAAGAAGGATTCGCCTGTGCAGGACGATGGCTGGATATTTCTGGCCAGGATGAGCTTCGAGCATGCGTACAACACGCGACGCAAGTTCCAGCCGGCTAAGGAACGCGCTGAGTTGGTGAATCCAAAGGTTAATCTCTGGTTAACGGGACCTTGGGGATTCAATGCAAATGTTGTGGCCATGGATTTCTTCAGCAATACCAATCTCATTGATTTAGCCATTAATGTGAATGCACACAAGGCCTACTTGGCGTCTACTAAAAACTTTACTAATATCGAAATTCCCGTTCGTTAA